The Sphingobacteriales bacterium DNA segment CTAACAGTTCCACTTTCGCCACCGGAAAGCGTACCCAAAGCTGCATCAACACCGCTCGTACATGCATTTAAAGCAGCATCAGGAGTACATTGTGCATAAGCAGCGGCAGATAAAAACAAAGTCAAAACTATAGTTATAATATTTTTCATAGTTTAAATTATTTTGAGGGTGAAGTAATGAGACTTTTTACGCCTTGTTTTCTTTGTAATACAGCTTCTTCCAAACTTAATCCATCTGGATACACATACACGGCAGCGTCATTTTTCATCTTTTCCTTTCTATTTGCATCTAATGCATTATACTCAGATAAGGTAAAGTATTCATTAGAAAAAATTCTTTTTGTAGGAATAGTTGTTGTTCCTACACTGTTAGGTAATGAAGTAACAGCACATCTGCTTGCTTTAGCATTAACAGGTAGCACTGTTACAACCGGATTTGCTTTTTGTTGTTTTTTTGGAGAAACAGATGTTGTTTCTACACTTTTTTTACCAGCAGTTTTTTGTTCTTTCGTGGGCAATACAACATTGGCTTTTGTTCTTTCTGCTTGCGCACTCACATTACTACTGCCCAAGGTAAGCACTATACCGCCGAGCATAAGAGAAAGTATTAACTTTTTCATTTGTTTTGAATAATTTGGTTATTTAAATAAGATTATAATATTTTTACTTTAAAAACAAATATAGTATATTTTTTATGAGTTTAATGAACATAATAAGGTTTTCTATAATGAAAAATCTTATTACGTTCATTATCAACATATTATATCTCTTTATTTGTTTGTTTTTTAGTTTCCTAATGCTCCGTTGTCAGCATTACAGCATCTTTCTACGTTTATGTCTCTCGTTGCTTGTTGTATGCAACCCGGTTCTGTCGGTGTAGTACCGCCCCTCCATTGCCGTCATCTACCCCGTATAATCTAAAGTAATACCATTAAAATAGCTATTTGGCATAGTTGTTTTACAGACTCCATTTTCACATTTGGAGTGGCTGATATTAGTAACAATATCAGCCCATATCATTACAGAATAGAAGACTTTATACACTATATTATTTATACCATTAAAACAACTATTTGGCATAGTTATTATGGTATGGTAATTATGTCATTACCCATAGAACTTATCATAAAAGAGTCAGCAGATTACCTAAAACAGCTACATAAAAAGCCAAAAGGAAGGGCGTTTCTAAAATAAAGATGTTGATGAATATCCAAAGCGGTATCCACCACAATCATCTTCTTGCCATCAAGTCAGGGGCTTCTGTGCGTTCGATAAACAGGTGGAAAGCTACTTACCAATCGCAGGGACTTGATGGATTGCTCAGGGACAATAGAGGTGGTGATTTCCGTAGCCAACTCGAGACAGCAGACAAGGAGCGGATATCGCAAAAGCTAAAAGATCCCAAGAATGGGTTGCGCACCTACAAAGAAGCACAGCAGTGGCTGAAGTCGGAGTTGGGTATTGAAAAGCAATACAATACGGTAAGGATGTATCTGAAGCGAAACTTTGGCACAAAACTCAAGGTGGGTAGAAAAGCCATATCAAAAAGGACGAAGCGGCGGTTGATACTTTTAAAAAAACTTATCAAACACGCCAGAAGGCATTAAAAATAAGGAGTTTCGTCTTTCAGGCTGCCAGTGTATAAATATTTATGTTGCTGACGAAAGCAGGGTCGGGTTATTGCCCAATATAAGACGATGCCTTACCGCAAAGGGCGTAAAACCCATCGTAGCTTACCAACATCGCTTCCAAAACTTCTATCTCTTTGGTGCCTATTCCCCCATCAACGGAGACAATCTTACCTTAGAAATGCCTTACTGTAATACGGTCTGCTTTCAAATATTTATAGATAAACTCTCCGTACAAAAGCCTGAAGAATTCAAGATAATTCTACTTGACAATGGTGCTTTTCACCACAGCCGACAATTGGTAATTCCTAAAAATATTCATCTGTTGTTTATTCCTCCTTACTCTCCCGAATTAAACCCCGCAGAGATGATATGGCGATTCATCAAGGGCAAAACTGCTAACATTATTTGCAAAGATCTGGAAGAACTCTCCGCCAAAGTCACTGATATTATCAACGATATGAGTAACGTTATCATTCAATCCATTACAGGTTGGAAACTTTTTACAAACTGTGCCTTTTAGATGTTTATTTGGTATTAGATATTTATTTGTATTATAGAGAAAAATACACACTTTTTTAAAACAGATTTAAAAAAATGTATTGATAAAAAAAGCCTACCCCAAATATTTGGGATAGGCTTTTAATATTTTAAACTAATAGGATTAATCTTTCACTACGCGTACTACTTGTTCTGCTCTTGTTCCATCGTGGATACCGATGAAGTAAACTCCTGCAGACATAGCACTCATATCTATATTCCATTGATTTACACCAACACTTGCCTGTACTTGTAAGGTCTGCAATACGCGACCGATTACATCTACAACGCGAATTTCGAGGGTGTTTTCTTGATTAGAGATATAGTCTATGAATATTTGGTCGTGTGTCGGAATAGGACCTACATTTACAATACCTTCAGCTGCTTTGTCGCGTGTGAGTGCCACGATAGTGGAAACAATTTCATTGACTCCAAAAATATCTACGGCACGCAAACGATAGTAACTGATACCAAGCGGAGCTTGTTTATCCAAGAACTGATAGCTGCTGGATACTTGTGAGTCACCAACGGCATCGATATTGCCGATAGCTTCAAAGTTGATACCATCAACTGAACGTTCTAAGATAAAGTAGTCGTTATTGGTTTCTGTTGCAGTAATCCAGTACAATTCATTACCCGGCTCTAATACTTCACCCCAGAAACGAAGCAATTCAAGGGCAGTAACCGCAGTACAAGACTCTTCAACCTCTAAAGTTTGAGAACAACCTTCTGAGTTTTCGGTAACTACAAACTGAGTAATTCCCAAAGGATAAATTTGGTCAGAAGAATAAACGGCTACACCGTTAGCATCTGCTGTTACAGTAGCTGTAGTATTACCCGGTAATGCGATGGTATAAGAAGCGTTAGCCACACCGTTGATAGTAATAGTTACTTTATAAGCAGTGTAGGCATTGTTTATTTTATCAACACATTCGGTAGTATATACAACTGTAAAGATACAAGGTGTCACCGCTTCGTACAAACCTGTGAGTAAGTTCACACTTACAGGACCACTTTGGCAGTTGTTCGGCAACATATAAGTATCCGAAACACTGCAAGAGTTACCATTATTATCCACAATTTGCACTACTGCACTACCTGCACCGGCAGGTAAGTTAGGAATAGTAATGATAGTTTGAGTACCTGTAGTGCTATAATTGTAAATACCGGAGTTTGCACCATTGAGCAATACCATAAAGCTGCCACTGGTAATATCATCTGTATTTACGACTACTTGTAAATCATAAGAAGAAGCAGAGCCAATTGTTACAGGCGACATTGTTTGGTCAATAGTCGTTTCTGCACCGCTTACAATATTTACATCATACTGACCGGCAGGTAAATTGCTGAATACATAATTACCATTATTACCGGTAGCTACTACAGATACCAAGGTATTTGTAGCCGTATTGTATAATTCTACCATAATATTGGCTGCATTGGCTTCATTCGCATCTTGTATTTGGTTTTGATTATTATCATACCAAATATGACCGCTGATAGAGCCATTTGTACCGCTGGCTTGACAATTGCCCGGTGTAGCATCTACTGTTACCAAAGGACATTCATCTCCGCCACCACTTGTGCAATTCAACACAGTTACGGTTGCCGTAGCAATAGCATCAGGACATACTTGACCCGGCAAATCAGGGTTTATTACTACATAAGTAATCATATAAACACCTGCGTTCATTCCGGCAGCATTGAATATACCTGTACTTGGGTTAAACGCTGCCGTTTGTGGGCTGATAGACCATATACCACCTGCTTGACCACCTGTAAGTGTAATTACACCTGAAGTTGGCAAGTCCGGTGTGCCATCGGCAAGATTACAAAGCACTAAGTCATTCAAATCACCTGCTACTACGTTTGCACATTCTTGTCCGCAATCCAATACATTTACAAAAGCGTGATAACCCTCTTGACAAGGAACCGGAGTATCATAGCTTACGCCATAAGTAGTTCCGGCTACACCATTATAAATAATACCGGTTACAGGATCAATATAAGCTCCGTCATTAACAGCAGGATCTAACCAATAAATACCGCCTTCTTCAAATCCGAAACCAACAGGAGCCGGTGCCGGTGTACCTGCGCAATAATCAGGAATATCAAAATACAAAGGACCATCATTTTCATTTACAGTAATAGTAAATTCACCTTCTGAAACACAACCATTTGCAGCCGTTACGCTTACAGTATAAGTAGTGGTTTCAGTGGGTTGAACTGCGATGGAACTAGTAGTTTCACCAGTACTCCAAACGATTTCAGCATCTTGCGCTGCATCTACACTCAAAGTAACTGTTTCACCTTCGCAAATTTCAGATATACCGTCAATAACAGCTGCTGGTGCAGTAAGATCTTGTGTTACTGTCACTGCATCTGTTGAAGAACAACCATTAGTTGGGTTTGTCACCGTTAAAGTATATGTACCCGCTACACTTACGCTCGGGTTTTGAGCCGCAGATGTAAAGCCGTTAGGACCTGTCCAGCTATAAGTAACACCTATAGTAGAAGAACTTCCGCTTAATGTCACCGTAGCATTGGTACAAGTAATTTGAGCATTTACATCAGCAACTGCGCCCGGCTGTGCCAACGATGCTTGTACCTGTACGGCATCTGTATCGCTACAACCATTCGCATTCGTCACTGTTACAGCATAAGTTCCCGCCGCATTTACAAGAGGTGTTGCTGTATTTGCACCGCTCACAATATTACCACCATTGCTTGCTACCCAACTATAAGAAGTAACAGCAGCAGAAGGCGTTGCCGTTAATTGTACGGTTGTTTGCGAGCAAGTAATAGTAGCTGCTACTGTGGCATCTACTGTCAATAAAGCAGGTTCAGTAACTGTAATGTTGAAATCAGCAGATTCACAACCATTAGCATCTTGAACCGTTACAACGTGGTTAGCAGCTTCTACACCAAAGAATTGGTTAGATAATTGATAAGTACCACCATCTAAACTATATTGATAAGGTGCTGTGCCACCACTTGCACTCGCAGTGATCGTAGTAGTTCCGCCATAGCAAGCGATAGTACCGGAAATAGCAGAAGCTGTTACACCGCTTGGCTGTGTAATTGTACCGCTTATCGTTGATGTACATCCGTTGGCATCGGTGACTGTATAGCTGTATGCACCTGCACTTACTGTAAATGTGCCTGTGCCACTGTACGGTGCTGTACCGCCTGTTGCACTCACTGTTACTGTTGTTGTGCCGCCATTACAATCTACACTACCTTCAACCGCAGATGCTACCAAGGCACTTGGCTGTGTAATTGTACCGCTTACCGTTGATGTACAACCGTTGGCATCGGTGACTGTATAGCTGTATGCGCCTGCACTTACTGTAAATGTGCCTGTGCCACTGTACGGTGCTGTACCGCCTGTTGCACTCACTGTTACTGTTGTTGTGCCGCCATTACAATCTACACTACCTTCAACCGCAGATGCTACTAAGGCACTTGGTTCTGTAATTATTATATCATCTGTAGCTAAACAGCCATTTACATCGCGTACTTCAACCGTATAAGTTCCTGCACTTATATTGGCAAAACTATTAGATGATTGGAAAGTACCACCATCCAAGCTGTATTCATAACTACCTGTTCCTCCACTCGCTACTACCACAATTGTAGTAGTGCCGCCATTACAAGAAACCGCTGCTGCTGAAGCAGATGCAATTAACTGTATGGGTTCTGTAATATCAACAGTAGCATTAGTTGTACATCCATTTTCATCAGTTACTACAATACTATGAGTTCCCGCTGTAATACCACTGAATATGCCATTACCTGAAACACCGTCAAGTGTAATAGATAAAGTTCCTGTTCCACCACTTACACTTACTGTAACGGTAGTAGAACCACCATAACAAGCAATTGGCATTACATCGGAAATAATATTCAAAGCAGAAGGTTCTGTAATATTAATAGTTTGAGATGCTGTACATCCTTGCCCATCTTGTACTTGAATAGTGTGAGTTCCGGCAACAACATTAGAGAAAACAAAGCTACCGACAACGCCATCTAAATAGTAAGCATAGCTACCGTCTCCACCTGTAGCAGCAATGCTAACAATACTGAAACCACCATTGCAAGCAATAGGGCTAAATACTACATCAACAGCCAAATCGCTATTTTGAGTAATATTTACAGTAATTTGATCAGAACAGCTATTAGCATCTACTACTTCTACAAGGTGTGTACCAGCTGTTATATCAGCAAATATGCCCGTAGTGTTGGAGGTGGTACCGTCTAATGTATAGGTCAAAACACCTGTGCCGCCTGTCGCACTCGCTGTAATCGTGCTGGTGCCACCATTACAACTTACTGCTGTCGCACTTGCTGACAAGCTCAATAACGCAGGTTCGGTCACTACCACTGCGCCTACTACATAAGTACAACCATTGCTATCACGTACTACTACATCATAGCTGCCCGCACCTACACTGAAACTGCTGTTCGTGCTGTAAATGCCGCCATTGTTGATGGAGTATTCCAAACTGCCACTGCCACCACTCGCCGATACATTCAACAAGGTCGTGCCACCATTACACAATATCGTGCCGGTGTTCGCACGCGCTGACAAAGCAGATGGTTCTGTGATGTCCAACAAAATATCTGTGTAGCATCCGTTTGCATCGCTCACCCGTATCTGATGACTGCCTGCACTCACATTCATAAATATTGAACTGCTTTGTGGTGCGCCGCCATCTAAACTGTAACTCAACGGACTAGTACCTCCGCTGGCACTTACGGTAATTGTCGTAGTCGCGCCGTTACACAAAATAACCCCTGATACTGCACTCGCTATTATTGCCGTAGGTTCGCTCACCAATACCACAATGTCGTCGCTGCAAGCATTCGCATCTACTACTTCTACCGTGTGCGTACCCAAACTCACTCCACTGAATATGCCCGTAGTATTGGAGGTGGTGCCATCTAAGGTATAGGTCAATACACCCGTGCCGCCTGTAGCACTCGCTGTAATCGTGCTCAAGCCGCCGTTACAACTTACTGCTGTCGCACTCGCTGACAAGCTCAATGCCGCAGGTTCGGTCACTACCACTGCTCCTACTACATAAGTACAACCATTATCATCACGTACTACTACATCATAGCTGCCCGCACCTACACTGAAACTGCTGTTCGTGCTGTAAATGCCGCCATTGTTGATGGAGTATTCCAAACTGCCACTGCCACCACTCGCCGATACATTCAACAAGGTCGTGCCACCATTACACAATATCGTGCCGGTGTTCGCACTCGCTGACAAAGCAGATGGTTCTGTGATGTCCAACAAAATATCTGTGTAGCATCCGTTTGCATCGCTCACGCGTATCTCATGGCTGCCTGCACTTACATTCATAAATATTGAACTGCTTTGTGATGCGCCGCCATCTAAACTGTAACTCAAAGGACTGGTGCCGCCGCTTGCACTTACTGTAATTGTCGTAGTGCCACCGTTACACAAAATATCGCCCGATACTGCACTCGCTATTATTGCTGTAGGTTCGCTCACCAATACCGTAGTTTCGTCGCTGCAAGTATTCGCATCTACTACTTCTACCGTGTGCGTACCCAAACTCACTCCACTGAATATGCCCGTAGTATTGGAGGTGGTGCCATCTAAGGTATAGGTCAATACACCCGTGCCGCCTGTAGCACTCGCTGTAATCGTGCTCAAGCCGCCGTTACAACTTACTGCTGTCGCACTCGCTGACAAGCTCAATGCCGCAGGTTCGGTCACTACCACTGCTCCTACTACATAAGTACAACCATTATCATCACGTACTACTACATCATAGCTGCCCGCACCTACACTGAAACTGCTGTTCGTGCTGTAAATGCCGCCATTGTTGATGGAGTATTCCAAACTGCCACTGCCACCACTCGCCGATACATTCAACAAGGTCGTGCCACCATTACACAATATCGTGCCTGGTGTTCGCACTCGCTGTCAAAGCAGATGGTTCTGTGATGTCCAACAAAATATCTGTGTAGCATCCGTTTGCATCGCTCACCCGTATCTGATGACTGCCTGCGCTTACATTCATAAATATTGAACTGCTTTGTGATGCGCCGCCATCTAAACTGTAACTCAACGGACTAGTACCTCCGCTGGCACTTACGGTAATTGTCGTAGTCGCGCCGTTGCACAAAATATCGCCCGATACTGCACTCGCTACTATTGCCGTAGGTTCGCTCACCAATACCGTAGTTTCGTCGCTGCAAGCATTTCCATCTACTACTTCTACCGTGTGTGTACCCAGACTCACTCCGCTGAATATGCCCGTAGTGTTGGAGGTGGTGCCATCTAAGGTATAGGTCAATACACCTGTGCCGCCTGTCGCACTCGCTGTAATCGTGCTGGTGCCACCATTACAACTTACTGCTGTCGCACTTGCTGACAAGCTCAATAACGCAGGTTCGGTCACTACCACTGCTCCTACTACATAAGTACAACCATTATCATCACGTACTACTACATCATAGCTGCCTGCACCTACACTGAAACTGCTGTTCGTGCTGTAAATGCCGCCATTGTCTATGGAGTATTCCAAACTGCCACTGCCGCCACTTGCCGATACATTCAACAAGGTCGTGCCGCCATTACACAATATCGTGCCGGTGCTCGCACTCGCTGTCAAAGCAGATGGTTCTGTGATGTCCAACAATATATCTACATAGCATCCGTTTGCATCGCTCACGCGTATCTGATGACTGCCAGCACTTACATTCATAAATATTGAACTGCTTTGTGATGCGCCGCCATCTAAACTGTAACTCAAAGGACTGGTGCCGCCGCTTGCACTTACTGTAATTGTCGTAGTGCCACCGTTACACAAAATATCGCCCGATACTGCACTCGCTACTATTGCCGTAGGTTCGCTCACCAATACAGTAGTTTCGTCGCTGCAAGCATTTCCATCTACTACTTCTACCGTGTGTGTACCCAGACTCACTCCACTAAATATGCCCGTAGTATTGGAGGTGGTACCATCTAATGTATAGGTCAATACACCTGTGCCGCCTGTCGCACTCGCTGTAATCGTGCTCATGCCACCATTACAACTTACTGCTGTCGCACTCGCTGACAAGCTCAATAACGCAGGTTCGGTCACTACCACTGCGCCTACTACATAAGTACAACCATTATCATCACGTACTACTACATCATAGCTGCCCGCACCTACACTGAAACTGCTGTTCGTGCTGTAAATGCCGCCATTGTTGATGGAGTATTCCAAACTGCCACTGCCACCACTCGCCGATACATTCAACAAGGTCGTGCCACCATTACACAATATCGTGCCGGTGTTCGCACTCGCTGACAAAGCAGATGGTTCTGTGATGTCCAACAAGATATCTGTGTAGCATCCGTTTGCATCGCTCACGCGTATCTGATGACTGCCAGCACTTACATTCATAAATATTGAACTGCTTTGTGATGCGCCGCCATCTAAACTGTAACTCAAAGGACTAGTGCCACCGCTTGCACTTACTGTAATTGTCGTAGTCGCGCCGTTGCACAAAATATCGCCCGATACTGCACTCGCTACTATTGCCGTAGGTTCATTAATAGTAATAGATACATCTTGTGTACAACCATTACTATCTGTTACAACAATACTGTGAGAACCACCACTTACATTACTGAAAATGTTAGTAGCCTGTGCTATACCGCCATCTAAAGCATAAGACAAAGAACCTGTACCACCCGAAGCTGTCACAGTAATAGTGGAAGTGCCTCCATTACATGTAATCGGAGTAGCATTTGCACTTGCTGTAACATCAGCAGGTATTACAATATCAATAGGACCTACATTAACAGTACAGCCATTGTCATCAGTAACAGTAATGCTATAAGTACCTGCTGTTAAGTTATTAAATACATAAGAATTAGCCACTACTGGCACCAAGGCATTTAATTGAATAGTATAAGGAGCTGTGCCACCTACTGCTACCACTACGATAGAGCCGGTTTGTCCTGCACAAAGTGGGCTGAGGGCATCAGCATCAACTATTAAAGCAGTTGGCTCACCAATGGTTACATTTGCCTGATAAGTACATTTTGTAATAATATCCATTACATCAATGGTATAATTACCTGCACCTAATCCACTAAATATACCGGTAGTATTACTGGTAGCTCCAAGCATATAAGCAAATGAACCACTACCTCCATTGCCTGTTTCAGTGATTGTACCATCTGTAGCTCCATTACAAGTTACATCTGTGCTACTTGCACTAACAGTAGCCCCTGTAGGATCGGCTACGTTGTAAGGTAAATCTACAGTACAACCCAAAGCATCTTGGATAGTAACAGTACCACTACCTGCCGGTAAATTACTGAATGAAGCACTTACCTGATAAGTAGAGCCGCCGTCAATAGAATATTGATAACTTCCATTTCCACCACTTACATTAGTAACAGTTATACTTCCTGTATTCGCTCCACATTCTGTCGGAGTAGAAGTAACTGTAGCCACCATTGGCGTACTTACCGTAATTACTACTTGATCTGTCACCAAAGGACAAGGTCCGACAGGATCGTTGGTAGTCAATTCTAATGTAATTGTACCAGAACCACTGAAGTTCATCAACAAAATAGAAGCAGGATCAGTGGTAGGTAAAGAACTGGATAACATTGCACTTGCTGTACCGGTTGTAGATACAATCTGCCAATAAGCAGTAGTTGCACCACCTCCGATAGAAGCACCAGTTAAATAAACAAAATCTTGTTCATAACATACTGTTGCATCGCCACCTGCATTTACAATTGCTTGTGGGTACACTGTATAAGTAACAGTTGCGGTTGCAGAGCAACTTTGCGCTGTGCTGTAAGTATAGTTAAATACTTGACCATTTGCTACAAGCACACTTGTTGGGTCTGCTATAGCAATGGCACCAATAGACCAAACTCCACCGGCAGCACCAATAGCACCTTCCAATGTAGTCAAATCAACGGTAGCTTCCAAAGTATTCACCACATCTTCACATACTTCAGGATTCAAATCAGCAAGTACCGGATTATTGGTGATATTCACTGTTGAATAATCAGCTTCTAAACACAAACTACCATCTGCCAAGGTAATATCGTTGATATTATTTGACAATGGAATAGATAAACCACCGTGTGTATTATTATAAGCAACAATATACACTCTGTAAGGAGATACGGCAGTTGTCAAACTACTATAATCAAAAGCAGGAGTATGAGTAGTAGATGTAATGGCAACAGGAGAGTTGCTATCTACTTGAATAATATTACCTGCTGCATCTGTCAAGAAGAATGCTAAACTGTAATCGGCTGTTGGTGTAGGTTGAGGTCCGAAAATTCCACCATAAGCAGATATGACATAAGCTAAAGAAGGATTAGAACCTTCGCAAAGAGTTTGATCTGGAATATCGGTAACATTGGCAGTACAACAAACACCTATATTATAAGTAACTGTTGCTGTATCAGCACAATTATTAGTATTTGTATAGATATAAGTATATACATCTCCATCTGCAACTGATACAGCAGTAGGATCAGCAACAGATATAAATCCTGCTGAATACCAAACTCCGCCTGATGCTCCCATTGCTGTTTCCTGTGTAGTCAAATCTACAACAGATGTCGTTCCAAAATCAGTATCAGGGCACAAATCTACTACTTGATCCGTCAATACAGGATTTGCATAGATGGTTAAAGTAGAGTAATCTGCTTCCAAACACAAATCACCATCAGCTAATGTCAAGCTATTTACATTAGTAGCTGCACTCAATCCACCGTGTGTATTGTTATATACCACGATATAAACACGATAAGGACTTGAAGCTGCCGCTAATGCGGAGTAGTCAAAATCAGGTGTATGGCTGGTTAATGCAGAACTAAACGCAACTGGTGATAATCCATCTGTTTGGAGGATATTACCCGCAGGGTCTGTTAAATAGAATATATAGCTGTAATCTGACTCAGGTGTAGGAGCAGGTCCAAAAATTCCGCCAAATGGTGAAATGATATATGCCAAAGCAGGGTCATTTCCTTCACAAATTGCTTGATCAGGAATATCTGTTACATTAGCCTCACAGCAGGATATAACAGTATAACAAATTCTATCTGATAAGAAATTACTGTTATAGCAGCCCACCATTGTTGTACCTATGTTATCAACATCATCACCAACATTAATAGTAAGCGGTGATGGAGGATTCGTTGTATCATAGCTCAACGCATATATATTATAGGTAGAACCCGTTAATAAACTCGTTGTACTGAAAGTATAAGTTCCGGTTGCAACTACATCACCCGAAGTTTGTTGAACGATACCATTCGCATCAGTTAATAACAATACCAATGCAAAGCCCGGATCTGTAGAATATCCCGTTTTAGTAATCACCAAATCCGTTCCTGAACAAATATCTGTAGGTGTACAATCACAAACATTCACTACAATATCCACTTGTGTGGCTGCGCTTTCGCAACCCGCAACTGTTTGTGTAACATATACTGTTTCTGTACCCACTGTACCTGATGGTGTCCACGCTGCATCACTATCTACTACTGTCATCAGTGCTGCATCGCTATACCAAGTGAATGTAGCTCCCACCGCACCTGTAGCTGTAACATCAGCGATCACATCACCTGAACAATAGGTAGCTCCTGAAGCTATCGGTGCTGCCGGTGCATTCGGATCTATTAAACTTATACTTGCCACCACATTTGATAAACAAGTAGTTGCATCGTCTATTACAGAAATATTTGTGTATGTACCCGATACCAAGCCCGTAATTACTATTTCTCCTGAAGCATCTGCGTTAGCGGATATTCCAGAAGCAGGTGTTCCTACACTGCCTGTATAACTAACAGTATATGAATCGCCCGCCGTTAAACCAGAAATAGTGATGTAACCATCATTTCCTGAACAAACCGTTGGGCTTGTACCCACAGCAGCAATTGCAGGCAAACTACCGTCTGTCCATACCCCACCTACATAACCTACCGGCTCCAATACAGTCAAATCTACTGTCGTAACATCTGCACATATCGTCTGGTCGGCTAT contains these protein-coding regions:
- a CDS encoding T9SS type A sorting domain-containing protein, with translation MRTPGTILCNGGTTLLNVSASGGSGSLEYSINNGGIYSTNSSFSVGAGSYDVVVRDDNGCTYVVGAVVVTEPAALSLSASATAVSCNGGLSTITASATGGTGVLTYTLDGTTSNTTGIFSGVSLGTHTVEVVDANTCSDETTVLVSEPTAIIASAVSGDILCNGGTTTITVSASGGTSPLSYSLDGGASQSSSIFMNVSAGSHEIRVSDANGCYTDILLDITEPSALSASANTGTILCNGGTTLLNVSASGGSGSLEYSINNGGIYSTNSSFSVGAGSYDVVVRDDNGCTYVVGAVVVTEPAALSLSASATAVSCNGGLSTITASATGGTGVLTYTLDGTTSNTTGIFSGVSLGTHTVEVVDANACSDDIVVLVSEPTAIIASAVSGVILCNGATTTITVSASGGTSPLSYSLDGGAPQSSSIFMNVSAGSHQIRVSDANGCYTDILLDITEPSALSARANTGTILCNGGTTLLNVSASGGSGSLEYSINNGGIYSTNSSFSVGAGSYDVVVRDSNGCTYVVGAVVVTEPALLSLSASATAVSCNGGTSTITASATGGTGVLTYTLDGTTSNTTGIFADITAGTHLVEVVDANSCSDQITVNITQNSDLAVDVVFSPIACNGGFSIVSIAATGGDGSYAYYLDGVVGSFVFSNVVAGTHTIQVQDGQGCTASQTINITEPSALNIISDVMPIACYGGSTTVTVSVSGGTGTLSITLDGVSGNGIFSGITAGTHSIVVTDENGCTTNATVDITEPIQLIASASAAAVSCNGGTTTIVVVASGGTGSYEYSLDGGTFQSSNSFANISAGTYTVEVRDVNGCLATDDIIITEPSALVASAVEGSVDCNGGTTTVTVSATGGTAPYSGTGTFTVSAGAYSYTVTDANGCTSTVSGTITQPSALVASAVEGSVDCNGGTTTVTVSATGGTAPYSGTGTFTVSAGAYSYTVTDANGCTSTISGTITQPSGVTASAISGTIACYGGTTTITASASGGTAPYQYSLDGGTYQLSNQFFGVEAANHVVTVQDANGCESADFNITVTEPALLTVDATVAATITCSQTTVQLTATPSAAVTSYSWVASNGGNIVSGANTATPLVNAAGTYAVTVTNANGCSDTDAVQVQASLAQPGAVADVNAQITCTNATVTLSGSSSTIGVTYSWTGPNGFTSAAQNPSVSVAGTYTLTVTNPTNGCSSTDAVTVTQDLTAPAAVIDGISEICEGETVTLSVDAAQDAEIVWSTGETTSSIAVQPTETTTYTVSVTAANGCVSEGEFTITVNENDGPLYFDIPDYCAGTPAPAPVGFGFEEGGIYWLDPAVNDGAYIDPVTGIIYNGVAGTTYGVSYDTPVPCQEGYHAFVNVLDCGQECANVVAGDLNDLVLCNLADGTPDLPTSGVITLTGGQAGGIWSISPQTAAFNPSTGIFNAAGMNAGVYMITYVVINPDLPGQVCPDAIATATVTVLNCTSGGGDECPLVTVDATPGNCQASGTNGSISGHIWYDNNQNQIQDANEANAANIMVELYNTATNTLVSVVATGNNGNYVFSNLPAGQYDVNIVSGAETTIDQTMSPVTIGSASSYDLQVVVNTDDITSGSFMVLLNGANSGIYNYSTTGTQTIITIPNLPAGAGSAVVQIVDNNGNSCSVSDTYMLPNNCQSGPVSVNLLTGLYEAVTPCIFTVVYTTECVDKINNAYTAYKVTITINGVANASYTIALPGNTTATVTADANGVAVYSSDQIYPLGITQFVVTENSEGCSQTLEVEESCTAVTALELLRFWGEVLEPGNELYWITATETNNDYFILERSVDGINFEAIGNIDAVGDSQVSSSYQFLDKQAPLGISYYRLRAVDIFGVNEIVSTIVALTRDKAAEGIVNVGPIPTHDQIFIDYISNQENTLEIRVVDVIGRVLQTLQVQASVGVNQWNIDMSAMSAGVYFIGIHDGTRAEQVVRVVKD
- a CDS encoding IS630 family transposase — encoded protein: MPNIRRCLTAKGVKPIVAYQHRFQNFYLFGAYSPINGDNLTLEMPYCNTVCFQIFIDKLSVQKPEEFKIILLDNGAFHHSRQLVIPKNIHLLFIPPYSPELNPAEMIWRFIKGKTANIICKDLEELSAKVTDIINDMSNVIIQSITGWKLFTNCAF